CCGGCCCGGACGCCGACCGCGAGATCGCGCGCGGCGTGCTCAGGCTGGGGCCCGAGTCCCGGGAGGAGTTGGTGGAGCGGGTGCGGGCGCTGCTCGACGAGTTCGTCGAGCGCGACGAGCCGGACGGCGAGGACCTGGGCTACCTGTGGTCGCTCGTCACCCGGCGGGAGCCCGGCGCGGCCTCCTGACCGCACCACCACCCGGTCCGACGATCCCGCCCGACGCCTTCGACGGGAGCGGCACGTCCGGACCGGCCGCACCACTCGGGCGGCCGCGCCGGACGACCTGCCCCAGCGCCACCCCGAGCAGCACGAGCCCGAGGCCCAGCCCTTGGTGGGCGGTGAGCGGTTCGCCCGCGACCAGGCGGCCGAGCAGCACGCCGGTCACCGGGTTGAGCAGCCCGATCAGGCCGACCGCGCCCGCCTCCAGGTGCCGCAGGCCGGTGAACCAGGCGGCGAACGCCACCGCCGTCGCCACCACGGACACGAACGCGAACCCGGCCAGCGCGGTGGCGGACAGCGGCGGGGGAGCGCCCTCCACGGCGACGGCGGGCACGACGAGCACCAGACCGCCCGCGACGAGCTGCCACGAGGTCACCGACAGCACGTCCGCACCCGCGCCCCACCGCTTCGTCAGCACGTGGCCGAACGCGGACATCGCCATCGCCGCGACCGACACCGCGACGCCGACCGGGTCCACCCGGTCCACCCCGGCGGACAGCATGAGCACGACGCCGCCGATGCCGACGAGCGCGCCCAGCACCGCGCGGGCGCGGGGCCGTTCGCCGAGCAGCGGCCAGGCCAGGGCGATCATGGCCGCCGGGGACGTGGCCATGATCGTGGCCGCCAGGCTCGTCGGCAGCAGTTGCGCGGCCAGGTACACCAGCGCGAAGAACGCGCCCATGTTCAGCGTGCCCAGCACGAGCGACCGCCGCCACCACCGGCCGCGCGGCAACCGGCGGCGCACCAGGAGCAGCAGCAACCCCGCCGGCAGGGCGCGCAGGACCGAACCCCACAGCGGGTTCCCGGCGGGCAGGAAGTGCTGCGTCACGTAGTAGGTCGAGCCCCAGGCGATCGGCGCGACGGCGGTGACCAGGCCCCACTTGAAAGCTTCCACGGAAGAGACTTTAGCTTCCAGGGAAGCTATTATGTCCACCCATGAGCGGACACCTCGACCGCGTCGCCCGCATCCAGGCCGAGTGGGCGCGCGAACGACCCGACCTCGACGTCACGCCGCAGGGCGTCATCGGCCGGCTGCACCGGCTGGCGGCCGTGCTGACCGAGCAGCTCACCGTCGTCTACCGGCGGCACGGCCTGGGGGAGGGCGAGTTCGACGTGCTCGCCGCGCTGCGCCGCGCGGGCGCGCCCCACGAGCGGGCGCCGGGCGAACTGGCGCAGCACACCATGGTCACCACCGGCGCGATCACCAAGCGCATCGACCGCCTGGAGCGCGACGGCCTGGTGGCCCGCCGCCCGGCGCGGGACGACGGCAGGCGGCGCGTGGTCGCGCTGACCGAGGCGGGCAAGCGCGTGATCGACCAGGCGTTCACCGAGCACATGGCCAACGAGCGCCGGCTGCTCGACGCGCTGGACGCGGACGAGGCCGCCCGGCTGGAGCAGTTGCTGACCGCGTGGCTGGCCCGCGTCGAGCCGCCGCGGCCGGGATGACGCCCGCTTCCGCGCCCACCGGGGCATCCGCCATGATCAGGTGGACCAGGCTCGTCCGCCCGAGCCGCCGCGCGACCCGGTGGAGGAACGGCGTGAGCGTTGACCGGTCGGAGGTCCCGGGCGACCTGCGGATGGCGCGCGCCCTCGGCCCCGTGCTCGTCGCGTCGGCCGTGCTGCTGCTGCCGTTCACCGTGTTCAGCACCTTCCTGGTGCCCATCGCGGAGACCACCGGCGGCGGCGTGGCGGTGGTCGGCGGGCTGCGCGGGCTCGGCGGACTGGCCGCGCTGGTGGTGGGCGCCGCGCTGGCGCCGCTGCTCGACCGGGTGCCCCGGCTGCGGGCGGCGGCGGGTGGTCTCGTGCTGCTCGCGGTCGGCTCGCTGATCGGCGCGATCGCCGAGTTCGCCGCCGTGGTGGTCTTCTGCCTGGTGATCGGGGCGGCCATGGCGGTGCTCGGTCCCGCGCTCGGCGCGGCGGCGGCCGACCGGTTCGACGGACCGGCCGCCGGGCGGGCCGCGACGCTGGTCACCGCCACCCAGTCGCTGACCGCGATGCTCGCCGCGCCCGTCGTGGCGCTGCCCGCCCTGCTGTGGGGGTGGCGCGGCGACCTGGTGGCCATCGCGGTCGTCGCCGTCGTGCTCGCCGCCGTCCTGGCCCGCCTGCCCGCCGCGCCGGCGCCGGCCCCCGAACGGGTGGGCTACCTGGCCGCGTTCCGGGCGCTGGCCCACGTGCGCCCGCTGCTCGCCGCCGCGCTGCTGCGCACCGCCGCGTTCATGGGCTACCTGTCCTACCTGGCCGCGTTCTACGACGAGCGGTTCGACCTGGCGCCGGGACCGTTCGCGCTGGTGTGGACGCTCAGCGGCACGTCCTTCTTCCTCGGCAACCTGCTGTCGGGCCGGTACGTCGGCGCGGGCCGCGTGGGGGCACGACCGGTGCTGCTGTCCGCGCTGGCGTGCGCCCTGGTCGCGGTGGTGGCGATCTTCCACGTCCACGCCCTGGTGCTCGCGCTCGTGCTCACCGCCGTCCTCGGCGCGAGCCACGCCACCGCCGCCGCGTGCCTCGTCACGCTGCTCGTCGACCGCGCGGGCACGTCGCGCGGCGCGGCCCTCGGGGTGCACGGCGCGGCCATGAGCGTCGGCACGTTCGCGGGCGCGGCGGCCGGCGGCGTCGGGCTCGGCGTCGCCGGGTTCACCGGCGCGGCGGTGGCGTTCGGCGTGCTCACGGCGGCGGCGGTGGTCGTCGCGCTGCGGCTCAGCTGAGCCGCTGCCCGCCCATCCCGCGCAGCCGGTCCCGGCGCAGGACCGGGCTGCCGCCCTCCGCGCCGTCGGCCAGCCCGCGCAGCTGCTCGCGGGCGGCGTCGGTGCCGCTGACCCGTGGTTCCCACCCGAGTTCGTCGAGGGCGCGCGTGCTGTCCACGACGGGGGAGCGCATGCCGACGTCGAACCAGCCCGGCGACGCGCGGAGCAGCCGCAGCCGCCACAGGGCACCCACGGCCGCCCGGACGAGCGAGGGCGGCACGGGCAGCGCCCGTGCCCCGACGAGGGCGGCGAGGTCGGCGGCGGTGACGGTCGGCCCGGCGGCCAGGTTGAACGCGCCGCTCGCCCGCGTCCGCAGCACGCGCACCACCGCGTCGCCCACGTCGTCGGCGTGCACGAACCGCACCCGCAGGCCGGCCGGCAGCGGCAGCACGGGCAGCGCGCCGCGCTCCACCAGCCGGATCAGCCACCGCGGTACGAGCGGGTCGAAGAACAGCGCGCGGAAGCTCTCCGACGCGTCGCGCTGCGCCACCAGCGTCGGCCGCAGCACCGCGACCGCCATCTGGGGGTTCTCGGCGGCGAACCGGCGCAGCTCCGCCTCCACCTCCGCCTTGCCCTGGCCGTACACGGAACCGGGCACGCCGGTCGCGGGCCACCGCTCGTCCACCGGCTCCTCGCCCGCCGGGCCGTACACGGCGATCGACGACGTGTGCACCACGTGCGGCACGCCCGCCCGCCGCGCCGCGTCGAACACGCCCAGCGTGCCCGCGTAGTTGGTGCGGTGCAGCAACCCGGCGTCGCGCAGCGGCTGGAACGCCCACACCGTGTGCACGACCGCGTCCGCGCCCGGCAGCACCTCGTCGAGCACCGCCCGCGACCGGCTGTCGGCCAGGTCGCAGCGGTGCCAGACGACACCGTCGTACGGTGGCACGGGGTCCGGTGGGCGACGGCACAGCCCCACCACCTCGTGCCCGCCCTCGGCGGCCAGGGCGCGCAGCACGCCCGTCCCGACGTTGCCCGATGCCCCGGTGATCACGATCCTCACGGCGGCGGATTACCCCGTCCGGACGCGCCCACCCTCAACTCACCGGATCGAGGACGACCACGCCCCGGCGGCGGCCACCGCCGGAGGGCACTTCCACCACCTCGGAGTGCCGCACCAGCTGCTCGCCGGCCCGTCGGTAGAACCGCAGCTGCGTGCTCCGGCCGACCCACCGCCAGCCGAACCGCATCCACCACGGCGCGCGCGGGTGCAGCTGGGAGTAGCCGCGCGCCACGAACTCCACCTCGCCCGACCCGTGGTGCTTGACCAGCTCGTAGTCGACGCGACCGCGTTCCAGGTGCCCGCGCAGCGTCTCGTAGCTCCAGCCCCACGTCGTCCGCGCGTCGTCCGCGTCGTCCCGCACGGCCGTGATCCGCACTCCCATCAGGAACCGCAGCCCCGGCAGGCGGGCCTCCAGCAGCACGTCGCGCCCGAGCAGCGCCGAACCGCGCGCGTAGTGGCCGCGAACCACCTCCGGGGGCGTGAACCCGTACTCCTCGACCACCTCGCGGGCGCGCGACCACAGCCCGCCGTCCTCCGGCGGCCCCGCCGCCTCGTGCCCCAGCACCCGCCGGTGCACGTCGAACACCCACCCGTCCGGACCCACCTCGGCCGGCTCGTAGTTCAGCTCCCGCCCGCGCAACGACCGCAGCGCGGCCACCACGTCCGACCTCCCGGCCCACCCCACCCGCACGGCGCCACCTCCGCCTCGCGGGGTTGCCGGGGAAGTTGCTCCGAAACCGCGTTTGACGCCGGGGAACGCGGGTAGTCGGCGAGACGAGGAGGTGGGCGACGTGCGCGAACAGGAATCCGACTTCGACGACGCGTCCGTGCACGGCCTCCAGCGGTACGTGCGGGCCGTGGCCGCCGAACTGGGCGTCACGGGCGAGTGCTCGTACGTCGAACCCGGTCCGCCGGCGAGCGCCTACCTCGCGGTGGAGGGGCACGCCCCGACGTTCCCCGGCCGCGACATCGCGCTGGTGTGGGACGAGGAGCGCGGCTGGGCGGTGGCCGTGGAGACGCGGGCCGGCGACGACCTCGCCGTGCTCTCCCACATCGGCGGCGAGGTGCTGCCGAGGCCGGCCGCCGTGCGCGAGTTCGTGGCGTCGGTGCTGCGCGGCGAGCACCCCGGCGACCCGCGCCCGATCCGGCTGCGCACGGTGGGGGCCGACGACGACCTGCTGATCCGCCTGAGCGGTTACCCGGCCTGAACCGGCCTACCCGTCCTGGCCGGGCGTGTCGAGCACGCTGTCCGACCTCCCGGCCGCCCGGAAGTACGCGCGGACCGTCTCGCGGGCGATCCGGTGCACGTCGTAGCGCGACCCGGCCCGGTCGGTGCCCGCCGTGCCGTGGGCGTCCCGGCGCGCCGCGTCGGCCAGCAACGGACGCAGGGTGCGGACCAGGGCCTTCACGTCGCGCGGCGGCACGAGGACCCCGGTGACGCCGTCCACGACCACGTCCGTCAGA
This region of Saccharothrix longispora genomic DNA includes:
- a CDS encoding DMT family transporter — encoded protein: MEAFKWGLVTAVAPIAWGSTYYVTQHFLPAGNPLWGSVLRALPAGLLLLLVRRRLPRGRWWRRSLVLGTLNMGAFFALVYLAAQLLPTSLAATIMATSPAAMIALAWPLLGERPRARAVLGALVGIGGVVLMLSAGVDRVDPVGVAVSVAAMAMSAFGHVLTKRWGAGADVLSVTSWQLVAGGLVLVVPAVAVEGAPPPLSATALAGFAFVSVVATAVAFAAWFTGLRHLEAGAVGLIGLLNPVTGVLLGRLVAGEPLTAHQGLGLGLVLLGVALGQVVRRGRPSGAAGPDVPLPSKASGGIVGPGGGAVRRPRRAPAG
- a CDS encoding MarR family winged helix-turn-helix transcriptional regulator codes for the protein MSGHLDRVARIQAEWARERPDLDVTPQGVIGRLHRLAAVLTEQLTVVYRRHGLGEGEFDVLAALRRAGAPHERAPGELAQHTMVTTGAITKRIDRLERDGLVARRPARDDGRRRVVALTEAGKRVIDQAFTEHMANERRLLDALDADEAARLEQLLTAWLARVEPPRPG
- a CDS encoding MFS transporter; protein product: MSVDRSEVPGDLRMARALGPVLVASAVLLLPFTVFSTFLVPIAETTGGGVAVVGGLRGLGGLAALVVGAALAPLLDRVPRLRAAAGGLVLLAVGSLIGAIAEFAAVVVFCLVIGAAMAVLGPALGAAAADRFDGPAAGRAATLVTATQSLTAMLAAPVVALPALLWGWRGDLVAIAVVAVVLAAVLARLPAAPAPAPERVGYLAAFRALAHVRPLLAAALLRTAAFMGYLSYLAAFYDERFDLAPGPFALVWTLSGTSFFLGNLLSGRYVGAGRVGARPVLLSALACALVAVVAIFHVHALVLALVLTAVLGASHATAAACLVTLLVDRAGTSRGAALGVHGAAMSVGTFAGAAAGGVGLGVAGFTGAAVAFGVLTAAAVVVALRLS
- a CDS encoding NAD-dependent epimerase/dehydratase family protein gives rise to the protein MRIVITGASGNVGTGVLRALAAEGGHEVVGLCRRPPDPVPPYDGVVWHRCDLADSRSRAVLDEVLPGADAVVHTVWAFQPLRDAGLLHRTNYAGTLGVFDAARRAGVPHVVHTSSIAVYGPAGEEPVDERWPATGVPGSVYGQGKAEVEAELRRFAAENPQMAVAVLRPTLVAQRDASESFRALFFDPLVPRWLIRLVERGALPVLPLPAGLRVRFVHADDVGDAVVRVLRTRASGAFNLAAGPTVTAADLAALVGARALPVPPSLVRAAVGALWRLRLLRASPGWFDVGMRSPVVDSTRALDELGWEPRVSGTDAAREQLRGLADGAEGGSPVLRRDRLRGMGGQRLS
- a CDS encoding DUF1990 family protein translates to MRVGWAGRSDVVAALRSLRGRELNYEPAEVGPDGWVFDVHRRVLGHEAAGPPEDGGLWSRAREVVEEYGFTPPEVVRGHYARGSALLGRDVLLEARLPGLRFLMGVRITAVRDDADDARTTWGWSYETLRGHLERGRVDYELVKHHGSGEVEFVARGYSQLHPRAPWWMRFGWRWVGRSTQLRFYRRAGEQLVRHSEVVEVPSGGGRRRGVVVLDPVS
- a CDS encoding DUF6292 family protein, translated to MREQESDFDDASVHGLQRYVRAVAAELGVTGECSYVEPGPPASAYLAVEGHAPTFPGRDIALVWDEERGWAVAVETRAGDDLAVLSHIGGEVLPRPAAVREFVASVLRGEHPGDPRPIRLRTVGADDDLLIRLSGYPA